AAAGGAGATTCAGATTGTGACACCTGACTTTTCTTCCAATGCAAGTGAGATTTAGACTGACCTTGCAGCTTGAGAAGCTAGAAAGACTACTCATCTGCCAATGACATTTAGATTATGCCGCTGATATTCCCTTTTAGTACGTACTGACAATATACAAAGAAGAATTGCAGTACACTGTAATTTTTTTCTTAACAGTAGAACAGAAGTATCAGAAACACATTACAGATTGTGTTGCTTGTAAATTTTCACTTCTAAGTTATAATATATGATCAAATTTTTACCCTTTTTTCCAATTTTCGTTCTTATGGTCTTATATTCGGTTCTGTTACACATTTTTGACAATCTATCTTCTGTGCTTTGTCTTGTTTAAGTCAACCCCAAGAGCACATGCTTATTATATGGTAGTTGGACCTGGTCAGTCCTGTTTGGCAGCTGCCGGCACATTCTAGTCTGCATTAGAACATTGTTCAATAATTGAATTTTAGTGATTCTTGACGCAGTCTCCACCAGTTGTATTGCACTTCGCTTTCAGACTTTCAGTACCTTATAAGTTAGAACCTTCTGTCTTTCGAATTGTAAGTGGCTGCAATGTTAATGGACATCAGGACATGCCAAACTTTTATGAGCTTAATGTCTAACGCATAATCCACGCACATGTAGTAGTGGTGAATCCAAGAACTTTTTTGTCGATGCGAGTTTTAAACGCATGAACAGCAATTCCTTTTGCTTATTTAGCTTCCATTTTCTTTAGCCACAGACATCAAACATCTTTTTCTCGACGCTATTTACATGTCGCTCACTCGTGTTTTATCCCTGTGCCTGAGGTCTATTTAGTGCTGTTGAACAAACTCTTTGCTGCAGTACATGCATATGGAGTCGCAGATATCTACTTTGCATAACATTACAAAGTGCCGATAGATGCATGAATGGACTGGGAATAGTCAATACTGGATTTAGCCTTTTCTACAAGTTTGCTGTGCATGATAAGGGCCATACTGATAAAGATGCTTAGACATGAGCAACACGTTGCCAGTTTAGCAACGACTTCGAAAATAGAGGCCTGACTGGTTCAGAAACCAAACAATACTACAGTAGCATGCAAAAGAGAAGTTTGATGTCGATGTAAATTTCCAGAAAGCCAATTGTACATGTAAAACCTTGACCATTTGATCAGATGAACAGAAGATAACAACCTTTTCTTTTTTGTTGCCTTGCTATATCTCTATCTCTATGTCTTTGTACATTTTTCTCCGCCAATCACGTTACATCAAGAACAAAGGCAACGACAATAACTATGTTTTCATGTAATGTACGCTAAAAGGAGAAAAATCTAGAGATTTTGCTAAGTAGCGACTAGATAGCAAGATGTCTTTGTGTTGATTTCATGCTAGCTTTTTGATTTCAGAGAAATAATGAATGCTCGAACTTAAGACTTTATTCAACATTATGTAAAATATACTGATTTGAGCGTTAAATCAAGAAAGATATAACCACATATTCTTACTGATCGATTTGAGAGTCTCAAGAGTAAATGTCTATCTTCATCACCGCGATTTATGTGGGTGAAATTCAATGTAAAAATTGAACACCCATTGCCTTTCCAAATGTTCGTCCGCAAATCCCAAATCCAAAAATAAAAAACCCTCACAATAACACAGAGATCAGAGCCCAAAAGATGTTGACAATGAGAAGAGTAGTATTTTGGGCCGGGTCGAGTTCCGACCCGCAGAACCCGGCCTTGTCAACCCGAACCAACAAAACAACGAAGCAAATGAAGTAAAGCGCACTAAGCAACAATTTATAACACGTATAATTTCCCCCATTAATATTTAATATTCCATCCTTTGAGAGTGTGGCCTGGACAGCTCTTCTTCTTATTTCACTACGAAAATTCCATTTATAAAATCACAATAAACCTCTCCCTTCTTACCCTTCTCCTTTTCTTTCTTAGATCTCTCTCATCTCTCTCTCCCTCCCTTGTTCGCTTTCCAGAGAGCCCTTTCCGTTCTGCTGGTTCCAGATCTCAACTCGCTTCGAATCCCCACCGCAGGGTTCGAAGCGCTCGCGCCTCTCCGTCTCTCTCTCTCTCTCTCTCTCTCTCTCTCTTGCTGGATTCGCAACCAGCTGTAGATCCGAGCCGTCGGTTCTGAGCCGTCGATCTGCGCAACCATGGCGGCGGCTAACGCTCCGATCACCATGAAGGAGGCCTTGACGGTTAGTTCTCAGCTCTGATTCGATGCTCTCTTAGTTCGATTAGTTCAATTTGTGTAGTAGAGCTTAGATAGTTGATTTTTCTGGTCAAATTCTGCTCGATTCGTAGCTTCAACTTCAGATAGATCTGTTAGTCTGTGAAGTTTATAGTCTCTGTTCAGATCTGAGCAGTTAGCTCACTAGGAATAGCTGTGACTTTAGCAATTTGAATAGGAGTAGATGTAGAGTGAGAGGTTTTGACTATATTGGAAAGTGATTGACGAGTTCTCATTGTGATCTGATCTCTGATTGCAGCTTCCGAGCGTCGGGATTAATCCGCAATTCATAACGTTTACACATGTTACTATGGAGTCAGATAAGTACATATGTGTAAGGGAGACAGCGCCGCAGAATAGTATTGTGATTATTGATATGAGCATGCCGAATCAGCCTTTGAGGAGGCCTATCACTGCAGACTCTGCACTTATGAATCCAAACTCCAAAATCCTTGCTTTGAAAGGTAGGTTGTAGCTTATGACTCTGTATTGGTATTGATCTTAATTTGTGGTGGATGCGCGATACAATTTGTGTTTACATGCTTCTGCTTCAACTTGATGAACTTCAGTTTACTTAACTAGGAGCACATTTTTAGTTCCAGTTCAACTTTCTATTACAATAGTTACATTTTGTGAAACCATCAGCAACTATCATATGCAGTTTAAGGTTTGCATTAGTTAAATTTATGGTTCTTGCGTCTAATCATTTCACTATGGGGTGGGGTTTATGCGGTCATTAGAAGATATACAGTCATTTGTTGATCATTGCTTTACAATGTCTTTCCGTTTTGTTTGGATGCTTTATTGCTTTAAGCCACTTCACAACACAATTGTAGTGTTTGCATCTTTTTACTATCCTTTCATTGGCATTTTGGAAGTACTTTGGTTTTAGGGATAAATTGCTTTTCGTTTAAAAAATTAAGGCCATCAATCTACTTTTTTAGATGATCATTTTGAGATTGTAAAAATGTACTACGTGGAAAGTAATGGTTACTGTTGTTAGTGCTGGTTTCTTGATATTCTTTATTAGCAAGGTTTGCTCACTTATTTTCTTATGCATGTGAAGCTCAAGTCCAGGGATCTACTCAGGACCACCTTCAAATTTTTAACATTGAGATGAAAGCAAAACTGAAATCATACCTTATGCCTGAGCAGGTACTCACTTTATTGCTCACTAATGAGTACATGTTTTCAAATCTTAGTAGATTACATGTTTCAGATCTTAGTAAATTGCATGTTTCAGATCTGAACATATCTTCATTTTTCTTTGTAGATCGTCTTTTGGAAATGGATAACCCCAAAGATGTTGGGCCTTGTCACACAGACTACAGTATATCATTGGTCAATTGAAGGTAAAATGCCTTGATCCTCTTATTTGAGTATCATGTTCAACTCATTTGGTTCTGTTTTCTGGAAACATAAACTTATGGTTTACATCTCCCTTGTAGGTGAGTCTGAACCTGTAAAGGTATTTGAGCGAACAGCTAATTTGGTGAACAATCAGATAATAAATTACCGTTGTGATCCTTCTGAGAAGTGGTTGGTTCTGATTGGAATTGCTCCCGGTGCTCCTGAGGTATGTTGTTTTTGTTTGTTAATCCCTGTGCACATAAGAGTGACCAGTTCTCATCTAAGGACCTTTCCGATATCTGCTTCGTAGATGACACCATGTTTTTTTACTGAAATAATACAATATTAATTGCATAGTAGTGGGATGTGTGATCCAAGCATTTGAATGGCTTTACTGTTGCAAGCCCAAGAAAAACCAATATAGGTCTGATCTCGCAGATTTAATGTAGCATTTGCTAAATTTTTGGGTCTTTCTTCATCGTGATTTCAATAGGCCTGGTCAAACCATGTTCCGAATGTCTTCTGTTGTCCTGACTCTTGCTCAATGAGTGTTTTTAGCCTTACATCTAATTGTCTGTCTTCATCTGTAATATGATTTGACCAGTGTTCGTAGTTGTTCATTTCATTACTGTGGCACTATATCCTCATTTCTGATTCAAAGTTTGCAATCTCTCTGGAGACTCCTACAGAAATTACTTCTGATTATGACAAACTTTGTTATACTGCTTCTGATTTTTAATCATGTTATATTTTCAGAGGCCACAATTGGTTAAAGGGAACTTGCAACTCTTCTCAGTGGAGCAGCAGCGCAGTCAAGCTCTTGAAGCGCATGCTGCATCCTTCGCCCAGTACAAGGTGTGCAACTTTCCCTATTGCATTTCCAAGTCTTTATATATTCTCTTCCCCCTTCCATTTGCAGATATATGTTGATATATGTGTACATATTGACAAATAGTTTCATTGAACTTTATTGTTTTGAACAGGTTCCAGGGAATGAGAACCCTTCCATTCTGATTTCCTTTGCCACCAAGACGCTCAATGCTGGACAGATTACATCCAAGTTGCATGTTATTGAGCTCGGTGCCCAGTCAGGTTGGTATACATATTCTACTATGAGTTTCATATATGCTATCATTCCCTATCAACACCTGGACTAGTGTTGTGTTTAAATATGCATTTTTCTTTATCCAAGATCTCCCAGTTTGTGAGGACAGATAATGTTTCCTTTGATATTGGACTTGGAAACCTTATTTATGGTTAGTGGTGATTACTTGAAGTGATGTTGAATACATCTGCTGGGACTCCTTTTTAGAAGGAATTTCGAGGGTCATAAGAGTTATCTAGAATGGGAAGAAATAATTCAATTGGTGGTAATATGTTTTCTATGTATGGTTAGTGGTGATTTAAAAGAAGAAGTAATGAGTTTGACTGGTTATGCAGGGAAGCCATCTTTTTCAAAGAAACAAGCAGATCTTTTCTTTCCTCCAGATTTTGCTGATGATTTCCCAGTTGCCATGCAGGTATGCAATTTGTTGATGCTTCTTATTTGTATTGATTATATGTTATACTATGCGGATCTCTAATGACTAATTAATTTGTTAACTTTGCAGATGTCTCACAAGTACAGTTTAATTTATGTAATTACAAAGCTGGGGCTACTATTTGTATACGACTTAGAGACAGCTAGTGCAGTTTACAGAAATAGAATTAGTCCAGATCCAATTTTCTTGACTACAGAAGCTTCTTCAGTGGGAGGCTTTTATGCGGTTAATAGGCGGGGCCAGGTGTTGTTGGCTACCATTAATGAGCAAACAATTGTGCCTTTTGTCAGTGGTCAGGTATGTTTGAATGTCTGTCCTTCCATTTGTGGTATCACAGTAGCAGCATTTTGTGCTGAGGTACTTTGTTTTAATTTTATTTGCAGTTAAACAATTTGGAGCTTGCTGTCAATCTGGCAAAAAGAGGAAATCTTCCTGGTGCTGAGAATCTGGTAGGCCATTTTTATTCGTTGTTGAGTTGTGTTGTAAATAGGTCTTCTATGGCACTTTGGAATTATTATTTTTTATTTCTACTCTATTGCTCGTGTCGGATGAGGCAAGGGAAGTCCAGTTTCTAAAGTGGCCGGCAACTTCAACCTACTTGTTTTATCTCCTGGATTCATTTCTGTCAAATTACTGATATGCCTACTTGTACATTACAGGTTGTCCAGCGTTTCCAAGAACTGTTTGCCCAGACAAAGTACAAAGAAGCTGCTGAACTGGCTGCTGAATCCCCGCAAGGAATTCTTCGTACACCGGATACAGTTGCTAAATTTCAGGTTCGTTTGCGTTATAAGCTGTATATGTAAATATTTGCTAGTATTTTTGTAGGTTCAGACCATATGTTCTTAATGTTTGTACTTGACTGAGTTTTAACATTTTTTTTGTAATGGTGCAGAGTGTTCCTGTCCAAGCTGGGCAAACACCTCCTTTGTTGCAGTATTTTGGGACACTCTTAACGAGAGGGAAGCTGAATGCCTTTGAGTCATTGGAATTGTCACGTCTTGTTGTGAACCAGAACAAGAAGAATCTTTTGGAGAACTGGTTGGCAGAGGACAAACTGGAATGCAGTGAGGAACTTGGAGATCTTGTGAAGGTATTATTACAAATTTGCAATATGGATTAAACACATATCTTTCAGATTTCTACATGTGTGGTCACTGTGGCCTTAACATCATCTCGGATGTTTTTGTTGCAGACTGTGGATAATGATCTGGCTTTGAAGATATACATTAAAGCCCGAGCAACTCCAAAAGTTGTTGCAGCGTTTGCCGAGCGAAGGGAATTTGACAAAATCCTGATCTACTCAAAGCAGGTAAAGAAATTTATTACATGTAGTAATGGTATCCAAAGTTTTGGTTGTGTATTTGAGTTCTATTGATATCAATTTTTCCTATTGCTTTAGGTTGGCTACACACCTGACTATCTGTTCCTTTTGCAAACAATTCTCCGAGCAGACCCTCAGGTATTCATAGAATATTCAATATGCTTGTAGTTGCTATTGTAGTCATTGAAAGTTGAAGGCATAGTTAGATTTCGTTGAGTGAAAGTCATTGAAAGAATATTCAATGGGTTGTGAGAATATGTTTGTTGTTGCTATTGTATTCATTGAAAGTTGAAGGCATAGTTAGATTTTGTTGAATGTCCAGTTCACATTAAAGTAGTCTGTTAATTACCCAAGAATTGCGGAGTAGAATTTCATGTTAGATGTTTTCGACATTTAATCTAAACTATCACTTTTGAATGTAGGGTGCTGTTAATTTTGCGTTAATGATGTCCCAAATGGAAGGTGGTTGTCCTGTTGATTACAACACCATTACAGATCTCTTTCTTCAGGTTTGTATACTACCGATTAAGTCACACACTTTGTTTTGTCATATTATATCTGAAGAACATGCCTCATGCTCTTTATTTTATTTTTCCTGTAGAGGAATCTGATTCGTGAGGCGACCGCTTTTCTACTGGATGTTTTGAAGCCAAATCTCCCTGAACACGCCTTTTTGCAGACAAAGGTTTTTATGCTCATAGCTATGTATTACTTGATTGTAGCCATGTTTACAGATGGTTGACTTTTTTCCGTCGGTGCAGGTCCTCGAGATTAACTTGGTTACTTTTCCAAACGTGGCTGATGCCATTTTAGCCAATGGTATGTTCAGTCATTATGATCGTCCTCGAATTGCCCAGTTATGTGAAAAAGCTGGTCTTTATGTGCGAGCTCTGCAAGTAAGATGTCTTCTGCTTATTTCATGGATCATGTTTTTTCTCTTACCCTTCTGTTTTATCTCAAAATGTCAGCTGTGCTAAATTTCTTTACTCTGGTGCAGCACTACTCTGAGTTGCCTGATATTAAACGTGTCATAGTGAATACACATGCAATAGAGCCGCAATCTCTAGTGGAGTTTTTTGGTACTCTGTCAAAGGAATGGGCACTGGAGTGTATGAAGGATCTCTTGCTGGTCAATTTGAGAGGCAACCTTCAGATAATTGTGCAGGTACACTCACTTCTTGCCTCAGTCATGTTTAAAATATCTAGAGCATTAAATGAAGAGAACTAAGGCATGTCTGCACAGGTTGCTAAGGAGTACTCTGATCAGTTGGGTACTGATCAATGCATGAAGCTGTTTGAGCAGTTCAAGTCATATGAAGGATTGTACTTCTTCCTCGGATCATTTTTGAGTTCAAGGTATTTTGCTGTAGAATACAGATTACTGGTTTACCTTTCCCTCCCTTTTTCAGAGGGACATCCTGTTTTTCTTGATTATGATATACCTCTTAATGGTTGGACAGTGAGGATCCTGAAATCCACTTCAAGTACATTGAGGCTGCAGCCAAAACTGGACAAATTAAAGAGGTCGAGAGAGTCACCAGAGAATCAAATTTCTACGATGCTGAGAAAACAAAGAACTTTTTGATGGAAGCTAAGCTCCCAGATGCGCGACCCCTTATCAATGTTTGTGACCGTTTTGGTTTTGTTCCAGATCTCACCCACTACTTGTACACAAACAATATGCTCCGTTACATTGAGGGTTATGTCCAGAAGGTATTATTTTTGTTTTCATTTTACAGTTATGAAAGTGTGGAGAAATTATTCCTTTTTTGATGATGTTTTACTCATTTCATAGGTGAATCCTTCAAATGCTCCTCTAGTTGTGGGACAGTTGCTAGATGATGAGTGCCCTGAAGATTTTATCAAAGGCTTGATTCTCTCTGTACGTTCATTGCTTCCAGTGGA
Above is a window of Fragaria vesca subsp. vesca linkage group LG7, FraVesHawaii_1.0, whole genome shotgun sequence DNA encoding:
- the LOC101304132 gene encoding clathrin heavy chain 1-like; this translates as MAAANAPITMKEALTLPSVGINPQFITFTHVTMESDKYICVRETAPQNSIVIIDMSMPNQPLRRPITADSALMNPNSKILALKAQVQGSTQDHLQIFNIEMKAKLKSYLMPEQIVFWKWITPKMLGLVTQTTVYHWSIEGESEPVKVFERTANLVNNQIINYRCDPSEKWLVLIGIAPGAPERPQLVKGNLQLFSVEQQRSQALEAHAASFAQYKVPGNENPSILISFATKTLNAGQITSKLHVIELGAQSGKPSFSKKQADLFFPPDFADDFPVAMQMSHKYSLIYVITKLGLLFVYDLETASAVYRNRISPDPIFLTTEASSVGGFYAVNRRGQVLLATINEQTIVPFVSGQLNNLELAVNLAKRGNLPGAENLVVQRFQELFAQTKYKEAAELAAESPQGILRTPDTVAKFQSVPVQAGQTPPLLQYFGTLLTRGKLNAFESLELSRLVVNQNKKNLLENWLAEDKLECSEELGDLVKTVDNDLALKIYIKARATPKVVAAFAERREFDKILIYSKQVGYTPDYLFLLQTILRADPQGAVNFALMMSQMEGGCPVDYNTITDLFLQRNLIREATAFLLDVLKPNLPEHAFLQTKVLEINLVTFPNVADAILANGMFSHYDRPRIAQLCEKAGLYVRALQHYSELPDIKRVIVNTHAIEPQSLVEFFGTLSKEWALECMKDLLLVNLRGNLQIIVQVAKEYSDQLGTDQCMKLFEQFKSYEGLYFFLGSFLSSSEDPEIHFKYIEAAAKTGQIKEVERVTRESNFYDAEKTKNFLMEAKLPDARPLINVCDRFGFVPDLTHYLYTNNMLRYIEGYVQKVNPSNAPLVVGQLLDDECPEDFIKGLILSVRSLLPVEPLVEECEKRNRLRLLTQFLEHLVSEGSQDVHVHNALGKIIIDSGNNPEHFLTTNPYYDSRVVGKYCEKRDPTLAVVAYRRGQCDDELINVTNKNSLFKLQARYVVERMDEDLWAKALDPENEYRRQLIDQVVSTALPESKSPEQVSAAVKAFMTADLPHELIELLEKIVLQNSAFSGNFNLQNLLILTAIKADPSRVMDYINRLDNFDGPAVGEVAVEAQLFEEAFAIFKKFNLNVQAVNVLLDNIRSIDRAVEFAFRVEEDAVWSQVGKAQLREGLVSDAIESFIRADDATQFLDVIRASEDADVYHDLVRYLLMVRQKTKEPRVDSELIYAYAKIDRLADIEEFILMPNVANLQNVGDRLYDEALYEAAKIIYAFISNWAKLAVTLVKLKQFQGAVDAARKANSAKTWKEVCFACVDAEEFRLAQICGLNIIIQVDDLEEVSEFYQNRGCFNELISLMESGLGLERAHMGIFTELGVLYARYRPEKLMEHIKLFSTRLNIPKLIRACDEQQHWKELTYLYIQYDEFDNAATTIMNHSPEAWDHMQFKDVAVKVANVELYYKAVHFYLQEHPDLINDILNVLALRVDHTRVVDIMRKAGHLLLVKPYMVAVQSNNVSAVNEALNEIYVEEEDYERLRESIDLHDSFDQIGLAQKIEKHELLEMRRVAAYIYKKAGRWKQSIALSKKDKLYKDAMETASQSGDRELAEELLVYFIEQGKKECFASCLFVCYDLIRPDTALELAWMNNMIDFAFPYLLQFIREYTGKVDELVKDRIEAQNEMKSKEKEEKEVIAQQNMYAQLLPLALPAPPMPGMGGGMGGMGGGYGPPPPMGGMGMPPMPPYGMPPMGSSY